CAGACGATGATAATTCAATAAATACTTTAATAGATGCGGGTGATTATGATAATAATGGTAAGAGCGAAATAATTTTTTGGTCATCAAGATACAATGGAGATGGTTATGTAATGTTTTTCGATGACCTCACTAAAATGATTGATTTTACATGGAGTTATCATTAATGAACCACTGCACACAACAGGGCATATATTGCATGCCGCCCCGCTTTTGGATAGTTGATTTCGTATGCACGGGTGCATCGCTTTTTGTTTACTGAATCGCACATGGAAAGGGATGGCTGGCACGCACCATATGCCAAACGTTACATATAATAGAACTACAGCGTTTTACATTTAACTTGCAATTCCCCGTGGTCTCTGCCACAGGGATACCATGTAAAGGGAAAGTTTGAAAACCGTAGGTTGTCAGGGGAATAACAACAACCTGACATACCCTGCGGTCTCTGCCGCAGGGTCATTGATTAGCAAAATTATTTTGCTTTCGAATGGATAAAATATCAAATACAAAAAAGTTGGAGGAATCATGAACTTTCCCAAGGATTTGAAATACGCCGCCAGCCATGAGTGGGCCAGGATAGAAGGCGACATCGCCACCATCGGCATCAGCGATTTCGCCCAGGGCGAACTGGGGGACATCGTCTTCGTGGAGATGCCGGCCATCGGTTCCAAAGTCGAGATGGGCAAGCCATTCGGCACCGTGGAGGCGGTAAAGGCGGTATCCGATTTAAACGCCCCGCTGTCCGGCGAGGTGGCCGAGATAAACGGCGAACTGGAGGGCACCCCCGACCTGGTCAACAAGGATGCCTACGGAAAAGGCTGGATGGTCAAGATAAAATTATCCGATGCTTCCCAGGCCGGCAAGCTGATGGACGCCGAGGCCTACGAAAAGATGGAAAAGCACGGACATTAAACCAAAATTGCAAATATGCAATTTTAAATTTCAAATTTGAAATCATTAAATTATGCCATACATTGCCAATACGCCGGAGAATATTCAGGAGATGCTGGCCCGGAT
The sequence above is a segment of the Candidatus Edwardsbacteria bacterium genome. Coding sequences within it:
- the gcvH gene encoding glycine cleavage system protein GcvH → MNFPKDLKYAASHEWARIEGDIATIGISDFAQGELGDIVFVEMPAIGSKVEMGKPFGTVEAVKAVSDLNAPLSGEVAEINGELEGTPDLVNKDAYGKGWMVKIKLSDASQAGKLMDAEAYEKMEKHGH